One window of Cryobacterium arcticum genomic DNA carries:
- a CDS encoding TIGR04282 family arsenosugar biosynthesis glycosyltransferase — protein sequence MTTLIVIAKECLPGRVKTRLHPPLSLEQAAQLAAASLDDTFAAVAPLPATRRVLAFDGSVVPAAAAGYDVVPQIDGGLDARLGAIFDGCTEPAVLIGMDTPQVTAELLAPVFAPWPDDVDAWFGPAADGGFWALALRTPDGDLIRGVPMSRSDTGARQLQRLRTMGLRVRMLPTLTDVDHIEDAFTVAALAPRGGFAQTLAGFDALQLSGANR from the coding sequence ATGACCACCCTGATCGTGATCGCCAAGGAATGTCTGCCCGGCCGGGTGAAGACCCGCCTGCATCCTCCGCTCAGCCTCGAGCAGGCGGCCCAGTTGGCCGCCGCGAGCCTCGACGACACCTTCGCGGCCGTCGCGCCACTGCCCGCCACCCGCCGGGTGCTGGCCTTCGACGGGTCGGTCGTGCCGGCCGCTGCGGCCGGGTATGACGTCGTGCCGCAGATCGATGGTGGCCTTGATGCGCGCCTGGGCGCCATCTTCGATGGCTGCACCGAGCCCGCCGTCCTGATCGGGATGGACACCCCGCAGGTCACGGCCGAGCTGCTCGCCCCGGTGTTCGCACCGTGGCCCGATGACGTCGACGCCTGGTTCGGGCCGGCCGCGGACGGCGGATTCTGGGCCCTCGCCCTCCGCACTCCGGACGGCGACCTGATCCGGGGCGTGCCGATGTCCCGGTCCGACACGGGCGCGCGCCAATTGCAGAGACTGCGCACCATGGGCCTCCGGGTCCGGATGCTGCCGACCCTCACCGACGTGGACCACATCGAGGACGCGTTCACCGTCGCGGCGCTGGCCCCCCGAGGCGGCTTCGCCCAGACCCTGGCCGGTTTCGACGCCCTGCAGTTGAGCGGAGCGAACCGATGA
- a CDS encoding sensor histidine kinase, producing MTPNGMVSVVVIALATAVIVGAAGLITLRLLARYSLVLQLLVVALATVVSVVSGMAAAASLMYVSAHDLTVFYFVAAAAGSVSLAMAGLLGRWIVRDSQYLTLAAASLGRGEPVASAERHSNNEFAALAGQLAATGERLQESRDREGRIEASRRELVAWISHDLRTPLAGIRAMAEALEDDMVEDPSRYYGQIRSQVDRLNGMVDDLFELSRIQTGTLRLTQETVALYDLISDTVADLGPVARAKSLDLRFEGAMGLSILADPRELSRAVGNLVMNAVQQSAPGSAIVVAVTEHADGRAAISVQDAAGGIDPADLPRVFDAGWRGSEPRTPDADLVHGRAGLGLAIVAGIVAAHQGEVTVRNIPGGCRFDVLLPRHAEAVQA from the coding sequence GTGACCCCGAACGGGATGGTGAGCGTGGTCGTGATCGCCCTCGCGACCGCCGTGATCGTCGGGGCGGCGGGCCTGATCACCCTGCGGCTGCTGGCGCGGTACTCCCTCGTTCTGCAGTTGCTCGTGGTCGCCCTGGCCACGGTGGTATCGGTGGTCAGCGGCATGGCGGCGGCCGCCTCACTCATGTACGTCTCGGCCCACGACCTCACGGTGTTCTACTTCGTGGCCGCCGCCGCGGGCAGCGTGTCGCTGGCGATGGCCGGGCTTCTCGGGCGCTGGATCGTGCGCGACAGCCAGTACCTCACGCTCGCGGCGGCCAGCCTCGGCCGGGGCGAGCCGGTCGCCTCCGCCGAACGGCACAGTAACAACGAATTCGCCGCGCTGGCCGGCCAGCTCGCCGCGACCGGGGAGCGCCTGCAGGAGTCCCGGGACCGGGAGGGCCGCATCGAGGCGTCGCGCCGGGAACTGGTCGCCTGGATCTCGCACGACCTGCGCACCCCGCTGGCCGGCATCCGTGCCATGGCCGAGGCCCTCGAAGACGACATGGTCGAGGACCCCTCCCGGTACTACGGCCAGATCCGCAGCCAGGTGGACCGGCTGAACGGCATGGTCGACGATCTCTTCGAGTTGTCCCGCATCCAGACCGGAACCCTGCGCCTGACCCAGGAGACCGTGGCACTGTACGACCTGATCAGCGACACCGTCGCCGATCTCGGGCCGGTCGCCAGGGCGAAGTCGCTCGACCTGCGCTTCGAGGGCGCGATGGGACTGTCGATCCTCGCGGATCCGCGGGAGTTGTCCCGCGCGGTGGGCAACCTGGTGATGAACGCGGTGCAGCAGTCGGCGCCCGGCAGCGCCATCGTGGTCGCGGTCACCGAGCACGCCGACGGGCGGGCCGCCATCTCGGTGCAGGATGCCGCGGGCGGGATCGACCCCGCCGACCTGCCCCGCGTGTTCGACGCCGGCTGGCGCGGGAGCGAACCGCGCACCCCCGACGCCGATCTGGTGCACGGGCGGGCCGGCCTGGGCCTGGCGATCGTCGCCGGGATCGTGGCGGCGCACCAGGGCGAGGTCACCGTGCGGAACATCCCCGGCGGATGCCGCTTCGACGTCCTGCTGCCGCGGCACGCCGAGGCCGTCCAGGCCTGA
- a CDS encoding response regulator transcription factor — protein MTPPPPTGPPRADSERRILVIDDDPTVSEIVCRYLVAAGFKVEQAQDGQSGLSQAAATRPDLVVLDRMLPALDGIEVCMRIKAAWGTPVIMLTALDQEEDRIDGLEAGADDYLAKPFSPRELVLRVQSVLRRTVPETVHGGAVDAGPFTLDLAAHEVRLNGEALVLTAREFDLLAYLIGHPHRALSREDLLKSVWGWDFGDLSTVTVHVRRLREKIEADPTQPMLLNTVWGVGYRFDPEPLVAAHADDRDAGARR, from the coding sequence GTGACTCCACCGCCCCCGACGGGCCCTCCCCGTGCCGACTCCGAACGCCGCATCCTGGTCATCGACGACGACCCGACGGTGTCCGAGATCGTCTGCCGCTACCTGGTGGCCGCCGGTTTCAAGGTCGAGCAGGCTCAGGACGGCCAGAGCGGGCTCAGCCAGGCGGCCGCGACGCGCCCCGACCTGGTCGTGCTCGACCGGATGCTGCCGGCCCTGGACGGCATCGAGGTCTGCATGCGGATCAAGGCGGCCTGGGGCACCCCGGTGATCATGCTCACAGCGCTCGACCAGGAGGAAGACCGGATCGACGGGTTGGAGGCCGGCGCCGACGACTACCTCGCCAAGCCGTTCTCCCCGCGCGAACTGGTGCTCCGGGTACAGTCGGTGCTCCGGCGCACCGTGCCGGAGACCGTGCACGGCGGCGCCGTCGACGCCGGACCCTTCACGCTGGACCTGGCGGCGCACGAGGTCCGGCTGAACGGCGAGGCCCTGGTGCTCACGGCCCGGGAGTTCGACCTGCTCGCGTACCTGATCGGGCATCCGCACCGCGCCCTGAGCCGGGAGGACCTGCTGAAATCCGTGTGGGGCTGGGACTTCGGTGATCTGTCCACGGTGACGGTGCACGTGCGGCGGTTGCGGGAGAAGATCGAGGCCGATCCCACCCAGCCCATGCTCTTGAACACGGTCTGGGGCGTCGGCTACAGGTTCGACCCGGAGCCGCTGGTCGCCGCGCACGCCGACGACCGGGATGCCGGAGCACGACGGTGA
- a CDS encoding class I SAM-dependent methyltransferase, with translation MTMLSARPGVPGTTTFGSGGAEPYAAALENESAVLYLRHATGRAAATMDAGRWSAAADDTDVQLLAGAAGPVLDIGCGPGRMVRAALAQGLAATGVDVSPTAVRIAAESGLTVLERSVFSAMPGEGDWGTALLLDGNIGIGGDIVALLGRCAELISSDGAVLVEVHPEAERDHAFDGTLEDAQGRTSAVFPWAEVGIGPLRARAGDAGLRVVQDWKSDGRWFARLVRT, from the coding sequence ATGACCATGCTGTCGGCCCGTCCCGGCGTCCCGGGCACCACCACCTTCGGGTCGGGCGGCGCCGAACCGTACGCGGCGGCGTTGGAGAACGAATCGGCCGTGCTCTACCTCCGGCACGCCACCGGCAGGGCTGCGGCGACCATGGATGCCGGTCGCTGGAGCGCCGCCGCCGACGACACCGACGTGCAACTGCTCGCCGGGGCCGCCGGCCCCGTTCTCGACATCGGATGCGGCCCCGGGCGGATGGTTCGGGCCGCGCTGGCACAGGGTCTCGCCGCGACCGGCGTCGACGTGTCACCCACGGCGGTGCGCATCGCCGCCGAGTCCGGTCTGACGGTGCTGGAGCGTTCGGTCTTCTCCGCGATGCCGGGGGAGGGCGACTGGGGCACCGCGCTGTTGCTCGACGGCAACATCGGCATCGGTGGCGACATCGTCGCTCTGCTCGGCCGATGTGCCGAGCTCATTTCGTCCGACGGAGCCGTGCTCGTCGAGGTCCACCCCGAGGCCGAGCGCGACCACGCCTTCGACGGCACCCTCGAAGACGCGCAGGGGCGCACCAGCGCGGTCTTCCCGTGGGCCGAGGTGGGCATCGGTCCGCTCCGCGCCCGGGCCGGCGATGCCGGACTGCGGGTGGTTCAGGACTGGAAGAGCGACGGACGTTGGTTCGCCCGCCTGGTGCGCACGTAG
- a CDS encoding NAD-dependent epimerase/dehydratase family protein — MTDTTTASPAAAAPHLLVTGGAGFIGGAVVEAALARGWRVRVLDSLRSDVHGGLPAADPRIQFLVGDVTDPGVVAHALAGIDVVCHQAAKVGLGVDFSDAPDYVHSNEVGTAVLLAGMATAGIDRLVLASSMVVYGEGSYRGSAGFTRPGPRLAADLDAGVFDPLDPATGQPLEPLLVGEDDPLDPRNVYASSKLGQEYLATSWSRSTGGRAVALRYHNVYGPGMPQNTPYAGVASLFRSALQRGEAPTVFEDGRQRRDFVHVRDIASANLAAVDWTEPAPAGTFRAFNVGSGTVHTIGDMATALSVAANGPAPVVTGEYRLGDVRHITASSQRLRDELGWEPSMSFEAGMLEFATAPLRAAVL; from the coding sequence GTGACCGACACCACCACCGCGAGCCCGGCCGCCGCCGCCCCGCACCTGCTCGTGACCGGCGGAGCCGGTTTCATCGGCGGCGCCGTCGTCGAGGCCGCGCTGGCCCGCGGCTGGCGGGTGCGCGTGCTCGACTCCCTCCGCAGCGACGTGCACGGCGGCCTGCCCGCCGCCGACCCGCGGATCCAGTTCCTGGTCGGCGACGTCACCGACCCCGGCGTGGTTGCGCACGCTCTCGCCGGCATCGACGTGGTGTGCCATCAGGCCGCCAAGGTGGGCCTGGGCGTGGACTTCTCCGACGCCCCCGACTACGTGCACAGCAACGAGGTGGGCACGGCCGTGCTGCTGGCCGGCATGGCGACCGCCGGGATCGACCGCCTGGTGCTTGCCTCCTCGATGGTCGTTTACGGGGAGGGCAGCTACCGTGGCTCCGCGGGCTTCACCCGCCCCGGCCCCCGGCTGGCTGCCGACCTCGACGCCGGCGTTTTCGACCCGCTCGACCCGGCGACCGGGCAGCCGCTCGAACCCCTGCTCGTCGGCGAGGACGACCCGCTGGACCCGCGCAATGTGTACGCGAGCAGCAAGCTGGGCCAGGAATACCTCGCGACGTCGTGGAGTCGTAGCACGGGTGGGCGCGCCGTGGCCCTGCGCTACCACAACGTCTACGGACCGGGGATGCCGCAGAACACGCCCTACGCAGGCGTCGCCTCGCTGTTCCGCTCGGCGCTGCAGCGCGGCGAGGCGCCCACGGTGTTCGAGGACGGCCGCCAGCGCCGGGACTTCGTGCACGTGCGGGACATCGCGTCGGCCAACCTCGCCGCCGTCGACTGGACCGAACCAGCCCCGGCCGGCACCTTCCGGGCGTTCAACGTGGGCAGCGGCACCGTGCACACCATCGGCGATATGGCCACCGCCCTCAGCGTGGCCGCCAACGGCCCCGCCCCGGTCGTAACGGGCGAGTACCGGCTGGGGGATGTGCGGCACATCACCGCATCGTCCCAGCGGCTGCGCGATGAGCTCGGCTGGGAGCCCTCCATGAGCTTCGAGGCCGGGATGCTCGAGTTCGCCACGGCCCCGCTCCGCGCCGCGGTGCTCTGA
- a CDS encoding glycosyltransferase family 2 protein, with product MSEIRVDVVMPCLNEAGALPWLLARLPEGYRAIVVDNGSTDDSARIAEAAGALVVYEARRGFGAAAHAGLLHATAPIVAFCDADASMDPEDLPLVVDPVAAGEADLVLGRRRPTTAGSWPIHARIANSTLSWRLRRITGVNIYDLGPMRAARREDLLALDLQDRRSGYPLEVFLKAAERGWRIREVDTSYAPRVGRSKVTGTVRGTLTAVADMSRLLKEARK from the coding sequence ATGAGTGAGATTCGGGTCGACGTGGTCATGCCCTGCCTGAACGAGGCCGGGGCGCTGCCCTGGCTGCTGGCCCGGCTGCCGGAGGGCTACCGCGCCATCGTGGTGGACAACGGGTCGACGGATGATTCCGCGCGCATCGCCGAGGCGGCCGGTGCCCTCGTCGTCTACGAGGCCCGCCGCGGATTCGGGGCGGCTGCGCACGCCGGGCTCCTGCACGCGACGGCGCCCATCGTGGCGTTCTGTGACGCGGACGCGTCGATGGACCCGGAGGACCTGCCCCTCGTGGTGGATCCGGTGGCCGCCGGCGAGGCCGATCTGGTGCTCGGCCGCCGCCGTCCGACAACGGCCGGATCCTGGCCGATACACGCCCGGATAGCCAATTCCACTCTTTCTTGGCGACTGCGCCGAATAACAGGTGTGAACATCTACGACTTGGGCCCGATGCGGGCCGCACGACGAGAGGACCTCCTGGCCCTCGATCTGCAGGACCGGCGCAGTGGCTATCCGCTCGAGGTCTTCCTGAAGGCGGCGGAGCGGGGCTGGCGCATCCGCGAGGTGGACACCTCGTACGCCCCACGGGTGGGGCGCAGCAAGGTGACCGGCACCGTGCGGGGCACCCTCACGGCCGTCGCCGACATGTCGAGACTGCTGAAGGAGGCCCGCAAATGA